From the Trifolium pratense cultivar HEN17-A07 linkage group LG4, ARS_RC_1.1, whole genome shotgun sequence genome, the window TaatgataattaaattaaataaaaaaaaaattgataagcgcaaaaaaatttcacaaattttcagtTTCCCACTTTATTTCAATTTCCCACTTTTATTTCACAGATAATatcacttaattattttttctttcctaATCCCTAAAAAtatgaagtaaaaaaaataaaatatatccaAGAACACTATGATGGAAACTGAGAACTCAGCATCCAACAAGCTCAAACTCCTCCACCGTTCCTAATCCTCCACCGTTCCTAATCCTCCGCCGTCGAAGAAGCTCAAACTCTCCTTCAATCTCTCGTTTCCGTCGAAGAAGCTCGTTTCCGTTCCTAATCCTCCTTCGTCGAAGAAGCTCGCAACTCTCGTTTCCGTTCACGATTCCAAGTAAGTAACTTCGTCTCTTCACAAATCTCTTCACCGTTCTTTATAGTTAGTTCCTTAATCTcttgttcttttaattttgagttTGTACATGGTTGGATTCACTAGCCAAAAGGGATTCTTTAAGacctaaaattgatttttgagatGTTTTAGGGATTCACTTGCCAAAAGGGATTCTTTAAGACATAAAATTGTGAAGTAGCACCCAATTTGCGTGACTGTAACAATGTTTTTCAAGACTTCTttacaaacaaaataatttaaaatctcaatatatattatagaaaCCAAAGTTAGAGTTTAACTTGTTAGATGTTAGTTTGGCTTGTAGTTTGTAGGTAGCAGCTCAAAGTTAGAGTTTAACTTGTTAGATGTTAGTTGTAGTTTGTAGTTTGGCTAAGGTGAAGCTTACAGGTACAGTTTCTCATTTAAGGTTCTGTATTTCTGCCATGTTTTCATTTAATAGTGTCTTTAGTGTGATTATTATCAGTgtagaattttattttctcacatGACATTGATTTTGGTAAGTAACAGTATAGAATACAGATCATTAAACACTTTGATGTTTGGATTTCTTCATTTTACGCCCAATTCTTCGACTTAATTTTCTGATTTCTGTTCTTAACTCACTTTTCTTCTCCATATCCCTGCAGTCTCAGTTTTTGTATCTGCATTAAAATGgcttttcaaataaaaagggATTTTCTATTCCAAATATTCTTGTTCCTCAGTATGTTAATGGCTGGTCAGAGTACCGATACTGATATCTTGTGTTTAAAATCCATTAAGAATTCCTTGGAAGACCCAAACAATTACTTTCAAAATTGGAACTTCAACAACAAAACTGAAGGTTTCATATGTTGGTTTAATGGTGTTGAATTAGGGATTCACTAGCCAAAAAGGATTCTTTAAGACCTAAAATTGTGAAGTTGCACCCAATTTGCGTGACTTTAACAATGGTTGTGCTTTCTACATATAGTGTATTTGATTGATCACCCGAGAGCAGTCGATGCTTGCGAATGGTACCAACACGTGTTGGGAGCTGTCGTTTTATCCGAAAGTTTCAGCACTACAGGAGTGCCTGGTAATATAGCTATGATACAACATCGTTACATGAGGTTAGGCGATGGACAGCGACGCACTATTATTGAGCTCCAAGATAGTATCCGACCTCGCACCGAGTaagaatttttttctaaaagaaaTCTAATTAATAGTGatcaatttaatttattttgatttgattttttttttgttattagcAGGCAATCAGACCGTCATGGCTTTACTTCTCTGTATTCTAATGGGCCTAACCTATTGCATGATAGATTCATCAACGGATTAGGAGCGAACCAAGGAACAAGTTTAATGATAAACCGACATGAGCAGTTATTTTTGTCTAAGATCAGGGATCCTTTTGGTTTTCACTGGTTTGTGAAAACAGCGGATCCAAATCTCATGTTACCACCAGCATAGTGATTTGGTTGCATGGACTACATCGACATGGTCATTGCCCGACTACAACAATTATGCAGATTATCACAATACTTAGGTGCAACTGATTTAGAGATTTATGCAGTATTAATCCAGTTATTTTGCATGCTGTCTTGTTACCATAAAATTACACTGAATAGAGCTATATTGCATTTACATTTGTTTGATTAGTATCGTTTTACCACATCACCAAATTTGCTGACATAATGGTAGTGTAactaattgaaaatttataggGATAGCTATACACCACATTTCTGTGAAGCATGCGCCAACAGAAAGCACCTTCCGCAGCCCAAAAAGCACACACTGCAATCCAGAAAGGGCCCTCTACGGTCCAGAAAGCACAACCGATTAAGCCTGCAACGTCGGTTCAGGCACCACCTTCTCAGGCTGCAACACCGGTTCAGACGCCACCGCCAATCCAGACTACTGCTGCTGAGGCTTCCAGATTCATTCCTACCCCAGGATTGACATTGCCTCATCAATTTGAGCAAGGTCCTCTCCAACACACAACTCATGATATGGAAACTGATTGTCATCATCAAGACGATGAGCAAGAGCATGAAGGGGGGGACCAACAAGAGGATGAGGAGGGGGACATCGAAGAGGATGGGGAAAAAGACAACCATGAAAAAGATGCTTGTGGGAAATTCATCATACGTCCCATTGGTACAGGGTAAGATGCTTGTCAGAACTGTCTTTTGAATAGCAAAATGGTTAATTAGAGTATGTTAAATTCATAATCAACTTGTCTTTTGAATTGCATGATTTGACTTGTCATTTAAATTGCTTAATTTGACTTGTCTTTTGAATTGCATGATTTTTAGACTATAAATGAATTGGTGCTTTGCTCTTGTAAGCTGTTCCCTTGCCTCACCAAACACTCCTTGTGTTTAGTGTTGTGCTTATCAATGACACAAAAGTTTGATTGTTGCAATAACATCATCATGAAAAATGTTTTGTTAAGGTAACATTCTGTTAAGTCCTGATCAGAACTTGTTTCATTCTGTGAATCTAAGCTGGTTACACTAGTCTTGTTGCATCATATGACAGTAGAAATTATGTAACTGTGCTGGTTACACTAGTCTTGTTGCATCACATgtttaatagactttgatttaatTATGATAAAGGACATTATGACATAGAGTAGTTCATGTTGCCAACTTTGCCTAGTGAAGAaagtttattttgttattatatatttgtgtCTAGTAacattttttgacataagtgaaaaacaaaatcatattgTTATTGATGTTGGTCTCATGTTGATTTACAGGCCGAATATCATGAAAATTTGGCCAAAGTGACACAAACTGATGGTGGTGCTACTCGTGACACTCAAGAGGTTGATGGATCGCAAAGAATTCAAATATGGAAAGATGTTTCCAAGGGTAAGTCTCGGGGAAGATGTTATGGTACTGGACACTTGGCTAAAAACCTTAAGTATAAAAACTTGATTTAAGAGGCAAAGGCACCTCACAATAGGGCAGAGAACCAGATCATTGAAGCTGCTAGAGCCGAGGCTGCTGCAGCACGTGCAGATGCTGAGGCTGCTAGAGCTGAGGTTGCTGCAGCACGTGCAGATGCTGATGCTGCTAGAGCCGAGGCTGCTGCGTCAACTGCGAGAACCAGATCATTGGAAATAAAGTTTGAAGAATTCCAAAGCCGCGTGATGGCTTTGGAGACGGCCTCCTGTAGTGGTCATTCTCGTCAGAGTTCTCATCCTCATTATGATAATGAATTGGATGATCAATCGGTTGATGAAGAGGAAGATGCTTGATTTTGTTGGTTGTAGACTTTGGGTTATTTTGATGGTAAGTTTAAGAGCTATTTTGATAGGTTATATATTTTGTGGGATATTTTGGTGGGTCATATATTTTGTGGGTTGTTATTTTGATGGATGTAGACCTTTTTGTTGACATTCTATATATATGGTTATATATGAGAAATAGAGGGTCATGTTAAGAATTGATGAATTTAAATGGATGTAGACCTTTTTGTTGagattctatatatatatatatgagaaataGATGTTTATGTTAAGAattgatgaatatatatattttaaaaaaaaaaaaaaacaaaaacgtcAGCTTTTAGCAGACGCTAtgtaattcaaaaattaatatatatagcATCCATCAAGGGCAAACTCTACAGTTAGAGTCTGCCATAGTGGACTCTACCAGTGACGTTTTATAATGCAAATATATATCTGTAGCGTCTATCATAAGTCGATGCTAGTAGCGTCTGCCTTATGTACATATTAGTAGTGTCCCCTTGGCGTCTAACGTTACAGATGCTAAATAGCGTCTACTGGACGCAACTGTCTAGCTTCAGGCATTTAAGCGTCTATCACGACACAGACGCTAAGTAGACGCTAAGAACTACGTAGCGTCCGTTTTTGGGCATTTAGCATCTCATTTAGGCCGACGCTAAAAAGCAGTTTTGTTGTAGTGAAACCGCAAGTTTGGCTTAAATAGCCATACAAAGATATGATGGACATATGCTACGCAAACTACTTAGCTAAAATAAAGGTCCAATGGAAAGTGATAACTACCAACAAAAAAGATGCAAATTCTAGGCATATCCCATAAGACTATATTTATTAGTAAACTACTTCAAGATGCAATATAAAAACACTTGAAACCCTTCAATTTGCAGTACCTTTGAGGAGAAAAATACTTGAACCGCCTCCCCTTTACAAGTCTGCATCAACTCATTCTTTCCACCCCTCAGATGTGAATCTCGCAGCAAAACAATAATAGAGAAGAAAATTCAGAAGTATTTCCATGTTTTATTATGCAACATATACAAGATTAAATACTAATTTAGaagtaaaaatgattttatacgatctttcaaaaacaaaatttaaaagataattttttaagtAGAAAACTtcacaagaattttttttttgacaaaacaagaaaaatagttttaatcaacaaga encodes:
- the LOC123881582 gene encoding uncharacterized protein LOC123881582; the encoded protein is MRQQKAPSAAQKAHTAIQKGPSTVQKAQPIKPATSVQAPPSQAATPVQTPPPIQTTAAEASRFIPTPGLTLPHQFEQGPLQHTTHDMETDCHHQDDEQEHEGGDQQEDEEGDIEEDGEKDNHEKDACGKFIIRPIGTGPNIMKIWPK